One part of the Mariniblastus fucicola genome encodes these proteins:
- a CDS encoding calcium-binding protein, which translates to MSRNRKYRKCEYSPLEDRRLLAVSASLSGSTLSIYGDSTANTVEVRQSGSFLNLTGDLTAQYNFADVADIEFFGSAGDDFFENFTNIDTLAVGHEGNDTLITAGGTDRLYGGDDDDTLVSTGGNDRLFGNAGMDTMLGGSGDDVLYGLGDDDELYGESGDDVLVAGEGDDTVYGGVGDDLVYGHLGSDSIFGGGDNDLLFGQDGNDTIQGDSGNDTVRGGLGNDTLNGNLGDDRILGDEGDDTINGGDGNETVFAGEGNDTVRGGDGNDLVFAGEGNDEVYGDGGNDVIRGNEGNDTLEGGDNADRIAGDDGDDFIDGGSASDRVFGDAGVDTIVADSNDRATGGAGDDVLELSSLSDDTAVYSGAYANYVVTQSGDSLVIRDTTGTDGQDLVSGADSLSFADGSRAAMAQVTQRVYVQPIVASDNNGSNTAVFFGNSDQEFDTKRRIDEIYLQAGIDVEWLDAKATSSTFVNYGTGSGTRPQNDLRTIVADGDNSGIGSSNPLVIDMYFVNRVPGFQELTANSANGLAFIDASGVTMHTGDNLVGSTGGRRIVARVAAHEIAHNLGLEHINDSTNLMDDGEELNYSQIITVLDSSFSQSI; encoded by the coding sequence ATGTCAAGAAATCGCAAGTATCGAAAATGTGAGTACTCGCCGTTGGAAGATCGGCGATTGCTCGCGGTGTCCGCGTCGCTTTCCGGCTCAACGCTAAGCATCTACGGTGATTCGACAGCGAACACCGTGGAAGTTCGTCAGTCCGGAAGCTTTTTGAATCTCACTGGCGACCTGACAGCTCAGTACAACTTCGCCGACGTTGCGGACATTGAGTTCTTTGGCTCTGCTGGCGATGACTTCTTTGAAAACTTCACAAACATCGACACTCTTGCGGTCGGGCACGAAGGAAATGATACGCTTATAACGGCTGGCGGCACTGACAGACTTTACGGCGGCGACGACGATGACACACTGGTCTCCACAGGTGGAAATGATCGGCTCTTCGGCAACGCCGGAATGGACACCATGCTCGGTGGGTCAGGCGACGACGTGCTGTACGGACTCGGAGACGACGACGAGCTTTATGGAGAATCTGGTGACGACGTGTTGGTTGCCGGAGAAGGCGACGATACGGTTTACGGTGGCGTCGGCGACGATCTGGTCTACGGGCACCTCGGAAGTGACTCAATCTTTGGCGGCGGCGATAACGACCTGCTCTTCGGCCAAGATGGCAACGACACAATTCAAGGCGACAGCGGCAACGACACCGTCCGTGGCGGACTCGGAAACGACACGCTCAACGGAAACCTTGGCGACGATCGGATCCTGGGCGATGAGGGCGACGACACGATCAACGGTGGGGACGGAAACGAAACTGTGTTCGCGGGAGAAGGCAATGACACCGTTCGCGGCGGCGACGGAAACGACTTGGTGTTTGCCGGAGAAGGCAACGACGAGGTTTACGGAGATGGCGGAAACGACGTCATCCGCGGAAACGAAGGAAATGACACCCTCGAAGGCGGCGACAATGCCGACCGGATTGCGGGCGATGATGGGGACGACTTCATCGACGGCGGGTCGGCCAGCGACAGAGTGTTTGGTGATGCCGGCGTCGACACGATTGTGGCCGATTCGAACGATCGAGCGACTGGCGGGGCAGGGGATGACGTGCTGGAATTGAGCAGCCTGTCCGACGACACCGCGGTCTACTCAGGTGCCTACGCAAACTACGTTGTGACGCAGAGCGGCGACTCGCTGGTCATTCGCGACACCACAGGAACCGACGGACAGGATCTGGTTTCGGGAGCTGATTCACTTTCGTTCGCTGACGGAAGTCGCGCTGCGATGGCCCAAGTCACGCAGCGAGTTTACGTTCAACCGATTGTTGCATCCGACAACAATGGCTCCAACACTGCGGTCTTCTTTGGCAACTCAGATCAGGAGTTCGACACCAAACGTCGCATTGACGAGATCTATCTCCAAGCCGGCATCGACGTGGAATGGTTGGACGCGAAAGCTACGTCGAGCACGTTCGTCAATTACGGCACCGGCAGCGGGACTCGTCCGCAAAACGATCTTAGAACGATCGTTGCCGATGGAGACAACTCCGGAATCGGCAGCTCGAATCCGTTGGTGATCGACATGTACTTTGTGAATCGCGTTCCCGGATTCCAGGAACTGACAGCCAACTCGGCAAACGGACTGGCTTTCATCGACGCCAGTGGAGTCACCATGCACACCGGTGACAACCTTGTCGGGTCCACCGGCGGACGTCGGATCGTCGCCCGAGTCGCGGCCCATGAGATCGCTCACAACCTCGGCCTCGAACATATCAACGATTCGACCAACCTGATGGACGACGGCGAAGAACTCAACTACAGCCAAATTATCACGGTGCTCGACAGTTCGTTCTCGCAGTCGATCTGA
- a CDS encoding tetratricopeptide repeat protein: MKPLEGESRQSAAVLVRQLGSSNYELRQQATRALWEIGSPVLELLRVAADGGANSEARMRAKDLVTLIEVGVEHDADADVVRCIVGFLDREILVQGRAIRKLCHLQQRSVAKKLIELVPSEADRESLREFCSMAASDAEVALRLGEDEKFEEWINDPATRESQKLLFYYYLWVDNKLDSEIELLKVQAQADIATAKEFAAKLEKEKAKHDADNRGKKNGKAAKFEPSEKPPGQEKLLTLIGLLRFTERWAEAEEFADQVYDKTKRRNLTHSILMESGNWKRLSELMVEPEDGVGEDEKYAANEGLAYPATGYRRALVQFYAGQEADFEATISELESEIEEEFRKQKQAGVKEPGGNSAHANFLRYTLDFDRALKFDPLKKNLATYQMLSRYRRYEKLFDVFNLETYEKRVRYFKGRARHIRSLQKRVEYHTQQREEDEAETYSDKRDLEIENWRNIVGLLATLGFNEDAELYYRQLYFEFSDKVSYIAFRTIADLQAMSAYQSAWEIAEIESKRNREINLRGALLNPGGYDHQAVGFLDSELSNKIEDPIERYRKIAALVKSPADPGNEKVDFWQEIGALDFTDQTDAIRHLFMIWGLEEEQLFQRSASLDGSEMLQRLMRDGEFLLAAQKYEALALTDGYPVHYAQAWDAYRKGGDATKARQMRFLFALKFDAADAYDYTSGYSGFEWQALPFDAFRLHDCLEQTDVGENCYYMWRIAEGDAKAVLSAHQKMVRTQILRLRYIDSPYLEDSEEDHPRFIEGSLQSGDIVAARRWFNKLSDFQPADSGFVENNFPLFEKLGNKEFVDEMFEKVSADFYRILEVYPDSAMYRNNYAWACACAKRNVENGIAIAKRAVELRPGTAGYLDTLAELYHVNGQRDLAISTIRRAIEINPMRAYYHEQLKKFKGETPE; this comes from the coding sequence GTGAAACCGCTCGAGGGCGAGTCTCGTCAGAGTGCAGCGGTTCTGGTTCGGCAGCTTGGAAGCTCAAACTATGAACTGCGTCAGCAGGCGACGCGAGCACTTTGGGAAATCGGTTCGCCGGTGCTTGAACTGCTTCGCGTGGCTGCCGACGGTGGGGCGAATAGTGAAGCTCGGATGCGCGCGAAGGACCTGGTGACGCTGATAGAAGTTGGAGTCGAACACGATGCGGACGCTGATGTCGTTCGCTGCATCGTGGGTTTTCTGGACCGCGAAATTTTGGTTCAGGGGCGTGCGATCCGAAAGTTGTGCCATTTACAACAGCGTAGTGTCGCCAAAAAGCTGATCGAACTTGTACCCTCAGAAGCGGATCGGGAAAGTCTGCGCGAGTTTTGCTCGATGGCGGCGAGTGATGCAGAAGTCGCACTCAGGCTTGGCGAGGACGAAAAATTTGAAGAGTGGATCAATGATCCGGCGACTCGCGAATCTCAAAAACTGCTGTTTTACTATTACCTGTGGGTCGACAATAAACTGGACTCGGAAATTGAGCTGCTCAAGGTTCAGGCTCAGGCGGACATCGCCACGGCCAAAGAGTTTGCGGCGAAGCTTGAAAAAGAAAAAGCCAAACATGACGCTGACAATCGGGGCAAGAAGAACGGCAAGGCTGCGAAATTTGAGCCTTCCGAAAAACCGCCCGGGCAGGAAAAACTGCTTACCCTGATCGGTTTGCTTCGATTTACCGAACGATGGGCCGAAGCCGAAGAGTTTGCGGATCAGGTTTATGACAAAACGAAACGGCGGAATTTGACGCACTCGATTTTGATGGAGAGCGGAAATTGGAAGCGGCTTTCTGAGTTGATGGTCGAACCGGAAGACGGCGTTGGAGAGGATGAGAAGTATGCCGCGAACGAAGGGTTGGCGTATCCGGCCACAGGCTACCGTCGGGCACTGGTCCAATTTTACGCAGGACAAGAAGCCGATTTTGAGGCCACAATCAGCGAACTTGAATCGGAAATCGAAGAAGAGTTCCGCAAGCAAAAGCAGGCAGGTGTCAAGGAGCCTGGCGGCAACTCCGCGCACGCGAACTTTCTGCGTTACACGCTCGATTTTGACCGCGCTTTGAAGTTCGATCCGCTCAAAAAGAACCTTGCGACGTATCAAATGCTTAGTCGTTATCGTCGCTACGAAAAACTGTTCGACGTCTTCAATTTGGAGACTTACGAAAAACGCGTCAGGTATTTCAAAGGTCGAGCCCGGCATATCCGGTCGCTGCAAAAACGCGTCGAGTATCACACCCAGCAAAGAGAAGAAGACGAGGCCGAAACGTATTCGGACAAACGTGATTTGGAAATCGAAAACTGGCGCAACATCGTAGGGTTGCTGGCAACGCTGGGATTCAACGAAGACGCGGAGCTTTACTATCGCCAGTTGTACTTTGAGTTTTCGGACAAAGTATCTTATATCGCGTTCCGCACAATCGCGGATCTGCAGGCGATGTCTGCGTATCAGTCGGCGTGGGAAATCGCGGAAATTGAAAGCAAGCGGAACCGTGAAATCAATCTCCGAGGCGCGTTGTTAAACCCTGGCGGATATGACCATCAGGCCGTCGGTTTTCTTGACTCAGAATTGAGTAACAAGATCGAAGATCCGATTGAACGATATCGTAAGATCGCTGCGTTGGTGAAATCGCCTGCGGATCCCGGCAACGAGAAAGTGGATTTCTGGCAAGAGATTGGGGCTCTGGATTTCACGGATCAAACCGATGCCATTCGCCACCTTTTCATGATCTGGGGTCTCGAAGAAGAACAGCTTTTTCAGAGGTCGGCCAGCCTTGATGGCTCCGAGATGCTTCAACGTTTGATGCGGGACGGAGAATTTTTGCTGGCCGCGCAGAAGTATGAAGCGCTGGCGCTCACCGACGGCTATCCGGTCCACTACGCTCAGGCCTGGGATGCGTATCGAAAAGGCGGCGACGCCACCAAGGCGCGGCAGATGAGATTCCTGTTCGCGCTGAAGTTCGATGCCGCCGACGCCTACGATTACACCAGCGGATACAGCGGATTTGAGTGGCAAGCATTGCCGTTCGATGCGTTTCGACTGCATGACTGTCTGGAACAAACCGATGTCGGCGAGAACTGTTACTACATGTGGCGGATTGCGGAAGGCGATGCCAAGGCCGTGCTGTCGGCGCATCAGAAAATGGTGCGAACGCAGATTCTACGGCTACGCTACATCGATTCGCCTTACCTCGAAGACAGCGAGGAAGATCATCCGCGATTTATCGAAGGCTCTTTGCAATCAGGCGACATCGTTGCGGCGCGGCGATGGTTCAACAAGCTTTCTGACTTCCAACCAGCAGATTCTGGGTTCGTTGAGAATAACTTTCCTCTGTTCGAAAAACTGGGGAACAAAGAGTTCGTCGACGAGATGTTTGAGAAAGTTTCGGCTGACTTCTATCGCATCCTGGAAGTCTATCCTGACAGTGCGATGTACCGCAACAACTACGCGTGGGCCTGTGCCTGTGCCAAACGCAACGTTGAAAACGGGATTGCGATTGCCAAACGCGCCGTCGAGCTGCGACCCGGAACTGCGGGCTATTTGGATACGCTTGCCGAACTCTATCACGTCAACGGACAACGGGACCTGGCGATCAGTACGATTCGCCGCGCGATTGAGATCAACCCGATGCGGGCTTACTATCACGAGCAGTTGAAAAAGTTCAAAGGCGAGACGCCTGAATAG
- a CDS encoding dipeptidase — MEKIESWLEENRSRFQEDLFALLRLASIGTDPAYDDQVRQTATWIHEFFQSISFTSEWIDTCGHPIIFAQSPHIEGAPTVLVYGHYDVQPPDPLELWDTPPFEPTERNGNVYARGATDDKGQMITHLFSCEAWMKVNGGLPLNVKFLIEGEEESGSSGLNELLAGVYDEKLGMPVAEKLAADIAVISDTSQYGPGQPAITYGLRGIYYFELRLKGPNVDLHSGAFGGSVSNPANALTEMLAALKDDHGRIQVPGFYDGIVELTEEERKQFAGLNFDDEAYKKSLGIDEVFGEEGFTTLERRWARPTFDINGLWSGYQGEGAKTVLPAEAGAKFSFRLVPGQDLKTIKSGLEKLLAENCPPGIEMKLIDMHGANGVVVSLDNPYMKLAANAVEKGFGTKPVFTRSGGSIPVVLSFRELLGIDTMLLGWGLDDDNPHSPNEKFSLSDFFKGIKSSAWLWNELAAK, encoded by the coding sequence ATGGAAAAAATTGAGTCCTGGTTGGAAGAAAATCGAAGCCGGTTTCAGGAAGACCTGTTCGCTCTGTTGCGGCTGGCCAGTATCGGCACAGACCCGGCCTACGACGATCAGGTTCGTCAAACCGCGACGTGGATCCATGAATTCTTCCAATCGATCTCTTTCACCAGTGAGTGGATCGATACCTGTGGACATCCAATTATCTTTGCCCAATCGCCCCATATCGAAGGCGCGCCCACCGTTCTGGTTTATGGCCACTACGACGTCCAGCCGCCGGATCCGTTGGAGCTTTGGGATACGCCTCCGTTTGAACCTACCGAACGAAACGGAAACGTTTATGCACGCGGTGCCACCGATGACAAAGGCCAGATGATCACGCATCTGTTTAGCTGCGAAGCATGGATGAAAGTCAACGGCGGACTTCCTCTCAACGTCAAATTTCTCATCGAAGGCGAAGAAGAATCTGGCAGCAGCGGGCTCAACGAGTTGCTCGCCGGAGTCTACGACGAAAAACTCGGTATGCCCGTCGCGGAAAAATTGGCGGCCGACATCGCGGTCATCAGCGATACGTCTCAATACGGCCCCGGTCAGCCAGCGATCACCTACGGCCTTCGTGGGATCTACTATTTCGAATTGCGACTCAAGGGACCCAACGTCGACTTGCATTCAGGAGCCTTCGGCGGATCGGTAAGCAATCCGGCCAATGCACTGACTGAAATGCTGGCCGCTTTAAAAGACGACCACGGACGAATTCAGGTTCCCGGTTTCTACGATGGGATTGTCGAACTGACCGAAGAGGAGCGAAAGCAGTTTGCAGGATTGAATTTCGACGACGAAGCTTACAAAAAGAGTCTCGGCATTGATGAAGTCTTTGGAGAGGAAGGCTTTACGACGCTTGAACGCCGCTGGGCACGTCCGACTTTCGACATCAACGGATTGTGGAGCGGCTATCAGGGCGAAGGCGCCAAAACCGTGCTGCCTGCCGAAGCTGGAGCCAAATTCAGTTTCCGTTTGGTGCCCGGTCAGGACTTGAAAACGATCAAGTCAGGCTTGGAAAAACTACTGGCCGAAAATTGTCCGCCAGGAATTGAGATGAAGTTGATCGACATGCACGGTGCCAATGGCGTCGTTGTCTCGCTCGACAATCCGTACATGAAACTGGCCGCCAACGCGGTTGAAAAAGGCTTCGGCACCAAGCCCGTGTTCACCCGTTCTGGCGGGAGTATTCCTGTCGTGTTGAGCTTTCGCGAGTTGCTAGGCATCGACACGATGTTGCTGGGTTGGGGATTGGACGACGACAATCCCCACAGTCCAAACGAGAAATTCTCGCTGTCGGACTTCTTTAAAGGCATCAAGTCCAGCGCGTGGCTCTGGAATGAACTTGCCGCGAAGTAA
- a CDS encoding iron chelate uptake ABC transporter family permease subunit: MNEFLSEYGYLIKPLATGTLVSIVCSVLGCFIILRRMSFLADAIAHSMLAGVIAGYLIVKMVLGGEAETGAMLLGAIIAGVITVGMVGFVTRFSRLKEDTAIGIMYTGIFAIGSFVLSLEMFGQYIHIDIYHYIVGSIVSANVQKLWLAAIVSSIVLSVVILFYRPLQLTSFDPVMAASIGIPVLAVDYMLTTCTSLVVVCGVQIAGVILVVAMIITPAASAYLLSDRLDRMVMLSAILGAVGFWVGFFAAGALGASAGASVVVTMTLIFLLCLVFAPRYGLVADWVRKNNTVPQEVMEDVLGVVLRNDGKPMPISDVLKYVENPNSKIRKAIHSLARQGMLEFEDDKVKLTDDGEFHANRLIRAHRLWETYLDKTRTPKTEIHGKAHQLEHISDQATVEYLDDKLGHPLTDPHGSNIPTDVRKRDGLIMASLLRKGHQAKVVRIKKLAKKFGLSQGEVITMAARRNDGETWVMVTPSGTEIELTHDEADAILVEFVD; encoded by the coding sequence ATGAATGAGTTTTTGAGCGAGTACGGATATTTGATCAAGCCGTTAGCGACGGGCACGCTGGTGTCGATCGTTTGCAGCGTGCTGGGCTGTTTCATTATTTTGCGTCGGATGTCATTCCTGGCCGACGCGATCGCGCATTCGATGCTTGCTGGCGTCATTGCCGGGTATTTGATCGTGAAAATGGTTCTGGGCGGGGAAGCGGAAACGGGCGCGATGCTGTTAGGCGCGATCATCGCCGGAGTCATCACTGTTGGGATGGTCGGTTTCGTGACGCGTTTTTCGAGACTGAAAGAAGACACTGCGATCGGCATCATGTACACCGGTATCTTCGCGATCGGATCGTTCGTTCTTTCGCTCGAGATGTTCGGACAATACATTCACATCGATATTTACCACTACATCGTCGGCTCCATCGTGTCGGCAAACGTTCAAAAGCTGTGGCTGGCAGCGATTGTTTCTTCAATCGTTCTTTCCGTCGTGATCCTGTTCTATAGACCGCTTCAGCTGACCAGTTTCGACCCCGTGATGGCGGCGTCGATCGGAATCCCGGTTCTGGCAGTCGACTATATGTTGACGACTTGCACTTCACTGGTTGTGGTCTGTGGAGTGCAAATCGCAGGAGTCATTCTGGTCGTGGCGATGATTATCACGCCGGCCGCGAGCGCGTATTTGCTTTCAGATCGGCTCGATCGAATGGTTATGCTATCCGCAATTTTGGGGGCCGTCGGTTTCTGGGTTGGCTTCTTCGCTGCCGGTGCACTTGGAGCATCAGCTGGCGCATCGGTCGTCGTCACGATGACTTTGATCTTCTTGCTGTGCCTGGTTTTCGCACCGCGGTACGGATTGGTCGCTGACTGGGTTCGCAAAAACAACACAGTACCTCAAGAAGTGATGGAAGACGTGCTGGGCGTCGTACTTCGCAACGATGGAAAGCCAATGCCGATTTCAGATGTTCTGAAGTACGTCGAAAACCCGAACTCGAAGATCCGCAAAGCCATTCATTCGCTGGCTCGACAGGGCATGTTGGAGTTCGAGGACGACAAGGTGAAGTTGACGGACGATGGTGAGTTTCATGCGAACCGTTTGATTCGCGCGCATCGTCTGTGGGAAACATACCTCGACAAAACGCGAACTCCCAAGACCGAGATTCACGGCAAGGCTCACCAGCTTGAGCACATTTCGGATCAGGCAACGGTCGAATATCTCGATGACAAACTTGGGCACCCGCTAACCGACCCGCACGGAAGTAACATTCCAACCGATGTTCGCAAACGTGACGGACTGATCATGGCCAGCTTGCTGCGAAAAGGGCACCAGGCGAAGGTCGTTCGCATTAAAAAGCTGGCGAAGAAGTTCGGGCTGTCGCAGGGCGAAGTGATCACGATGGCGGCGCGGCGGAACGACGGCGAGACCTGGGTGATGGTGACGCCAAGCGGAACGGAAATCGAACTGACTCACGATGAGGCCGATGCGATTTTGGTTGAGTTTGTCGACTAG
- the leuD gene encoding 3-isopropylmalate dehydratase small subunit has translation MKSFTQHTGIVAPLDRSNVDTDQIIPKQFLKRIERTGFGQFLFFDWRFEPDGKEKPDFVLNQPAFRDASILVGRQNFGNGSSREHAVWALDDYGIRCVIAESFADIFYNNCSKNGVLPVVLTTEEVELLHQNVAAKEGYRLTIDLENLTVTDGASFSASFSMDEFRRQCFLQGLDHIALTLQHEDKIAAFEAARGS, from the coding sequence ATGAAATCTTTCACTCAGCACACCGGTATCGTCGCGCCCCTGGATCGCTCCAATGTCGACACCGATCAAATTATCCCGAAACAGTTTTTGAAGCGTATCGAACGAACCGGGTTCGGACAGTTTCTGTTTTTCGATTGGCGGTTTGAGCCTGATGGCAAAGAAAAGCCGGATTTTGTGCTGAATCAGCCGGCGTTCCGCGATGCCTCCATCCTCGTGGGTCGTCAGAACTTCGGAAACGGATCCAGCCGCGAGCATGCGGTTTGGGCGCTAGACGACTATGGCATTCGATGTGTCATCGCTGAATCGTTTGCAGATATCTTCTACAACAATTGCTCCAAAAACGGAGTTCTTCCCGTTGTTCTGACGACGGAAGAAGTTGAATTGCTGCACCAAAACGTGGCAGCCAAGGAAGGCTATCGGTTGACGATCGACCTTGAGAATCTGACGGTCACCGATGGGGCGAGCTTCTCTGCTTCGTTTTCCATGGACGAATTTCGACGACAGTGCTTTCTCCAGGGACTGGACCATATCGCATTGACGCTGCAGCACGAAGACAAGATTGCAGCCTTTGAAGCCGCTCGCGGAAGTTAG
- a CDS encoding ATP-dependent Clp protease adaptor ClpS, giving the protein MTEHGFADVADPVVAPAKEKQKKRENKKQPRYNVILWDDDDHSYDYVIGMMRKLFGHTIDRGFVIARQVDSQGKAICLTTTMEHAELKRDQIHAFGKDRHIDRCKGSMKATIEPAPGE; this is encoded by the coding sequence ATGACTGAGCATGGATTCGCCGACGTTGCCGACCCCGTAGTCGCTCCCGCCAAAGAAAAACAGAAGAAGCGGGAAAACAAAAAGCAGCCTCGGTACAACGTAATTCTTTGGGACGATGACGATCATTCGTACGATTACGTGATCGGCATGATGCGGAAACTTTTCGGCCACACGATCGATCGTGGGTTTGTGATTGCGCGACAAGTCGACTCGCAGGGAAAAGCCATCTGCCTGACGACGACGATGGAGCACGCGGAACTCAAGCGTGACCAAATTCATGCTTTCGGAAAAGATCGACACATTGACCGCTGCAAGGGTTCGATGAAAGCCACGATTGAACCGGCACCTGGCGAATAG
- a CDS encoding pentapeptide repeat-containing protein, producing the protein MLEIKHKETGKRIVAIKHDSLRGRAINGLDLTGADLKGLDLSACKFVSCNLSDCDFSSAKLVRCKISNCVAKRSNFQNATMTECDFSDSVFDVSVFRECKANDAKFRHARMKSSDFMHSDFSGSDLMFAELESGDFRSANLSGSNLFSADLCKADFTRADLQRANMTDAKILGAVFQFAKMADCIATNGKPWGFSVRGDKAARKPWWKVWDGTAAL; encoded by the coding sequence ATGCTTGAAATCAAGCACAAGGAAACTGGCAAGCGAATTGTAGCCATCAAGCACGATTCGCTCCGCGGTCGGGCGATCAATGGTCTCGACCTGACAGGCGCCGACCTGAAAGGACTGGATCTTTCTGCGTGCAAGTTCGTTAGCTGCAACCTTAGCGACTGCGATTTTTCAAGCGCGAAACTGGTGCGTTGCAAGATCAGTAATTGCGTCGCCAAGCGTTCGAATTTTCAAAACGCAACGATGACCGAATGCGATTTCTCCGACAGCGTTTTCGACGTCAGCGTGTTTCGTGAATGCAAAGCGAACGATGCAAAGTTTCGACACGCGAGGATGAAGTCTTCCGACTTTATGCATTCAGACTTTTCCGGATCCGACCTGATGTTCGCGGAACTTGAGAGCGGCGATTTCCGCTCCGCGAACCTTTCAGGTTCAAATCTTTTCAGTGCAGATCTCTGTAAGGCTGACTTTACTCGCGCCGATTTGCAGCGAGCCAACATGACGGACGCCAAGATTCTGGGCGCCGTTTTTCAGTTCGCGAAGATGGCAGATTGCATCGCCACCAACGGAAAGCCCTGGGGTTTTTCAGTGCGTGGCGACAAAGCGGCCCGCAAGCCATGGTGGAAAGTCTGGGACGGAACGGCTGCCCTATAG
- a CDS encoding metal ABC transporter ATP-binding protein gives MIQSHDNLSPDIAIKVEDLTVSYGPVPALLDISVEIPAGELIGVIGPNGSGKSTLIKSMMGFVKPDVGQVFLFGEEVSHTKGLVAYVPQRGSVDWDFPITVREVAAMGRYGHRRWWQDLSRSDYAAADEALEKVRMSDFSKRQIGQLSGGQQQRVFMARALAQDAEILLLDEPFAGVDAATERAILDVLQSTKASGKTVVVVHHDLATAAEYFDQLVLLKQRLFGFGPPQVVLNPELLCDVYEGNLKVFAELSNLQETQSDE, from the coding sequence ATGATTCAATCCCACGACAATCTCTCTCCAGATATCGCGATCAAGGTCGAAGACCTGACGGTCAGCTACGGTCCGGTACCAGCGTTGCTCGACATTTCGGTTGAGATTCCGGCTGGCGAACTGATCGGCGTGATCGGCCCCAACGGTTCGGGAAAATCGACTTTGATTAAATCGATGATGGGATTCGTAAAGCCCGACGTTGGGCAGGTGTTTCTGTTCGGCGAAGAAGTTTCTCATACCAAAGGTCTGGTTGCGTACGTTCCTCAGCGCGGCAGCGTCGACTGGGATTTCCCGATCACCGTTCGGGAGGTTGCTGCGATGGGCCGCTACGGACACCGGCGTTGGTGGCAGGATCTTTCACGTTCGGATTACGCGGCGGCGGATGAAGCGCTTGAGAAAGTTCGCATGAGCGATTTTTCGAAACGCCAGATCGGTCAGCTTTCGGGCGGACAGCAACAACGCGTTTTTATGGCCAGAGCCCTCGCTCAGGACGCCGAGATTTTACTCCTCGACGAACCGTTTGCTGGCGTCGACGCGGCAACCGAAAGAGCGATTCTCGATGTCTTGCAAAGCACGAAGGCCAGTGGAAAAACGGTTGTCGTTGTGCACCATGATCTGGCAACTGCCGCGGAGTATTTTGATCAGCTGGTTTTATTGAAGCAACGGCTGTTCGGTTTTGGGCCTCCACAAGTTGTGCTGAATCCCGAGTTACTCTGCGATGTTTACGAAGGCAACCTGAAAGTGTTTGCTGAACTTTCAAACCTTCAGGAGACTCAATCGGATGAATGA
- a CDS encoding metal ABC transporter substrate-binding protein, with protein sequence MAHHPVRRHFSSLVFLILCSAFCLLWSDSAKAQGDKKIILCSTTQIADFARQIVGDRCVVKCVLSAGEDPHTYEPGGNDLQDCAKADLCLQNGWNLEGNAWMQRIAVENNKKLITCIDGVKPRVLEGHGEEEGMEIKDPHAWFKPSNALIYVNNIRDAVCELEPEYADEFRMRADMYRLQLLALDRWIKQSLSQVKQNRRVLISHHDAFGYFCDTYKFVAESPVGWTTGELTELSLSGRQELVKYIRERGVPTIFVETSTNNELLTGIAKDAGIQIGQPLYSDAMGPKGSAGETYLGMMRENVLRIIAGLGESSASKK encoded by the coding sequence ATGGCTCATCATCCAGTCCGTCGCCATTTCAGTTCGCTCGTTTTCCTGATCCTTTGCAGTGCGTTTTGTTTGCTGTGGAGCGATTCAGCGAAAGCCCAAGGCGACAAGAAAATCATCCTTTGCTCAACAACCCAGATTGCCGACTTCGCCAGACAGATTGTCGGCGACCGTTGTGTGGTGAAGTGCGTTCTGTCTGCGGGAGAAGATCCGCACACCTACGAACCGGGTGGAAATGACCTCCAGGATTGCGCGAAAGCAGACCTCTGTTTGCAGAATGGCTGGAACCTGGAAGGTAACGCCTGGATGCAACGAATCGCAGTTGAAAACAACAAGAAACTGATTACCTGCATCGACGGTGTGAAGCCTCGCGTGCTCGAAGGCCACGGAGAGGAAGAGGGGATGGAGATCAAAGACCCTCACGCCTGGTTCAAGCCTTCCAATGCACTGATCTACGTCAATAACATTCGCGATGCCGTCTGTGAACTTGAACCGGAGTACGCGGATGAGTTTCGAATGCGAGCCGACATGTATCGGCTTCAACTTTTGGCGCTCGACCGCTGGATCAAACAAAGCCTCAGTCAGGTCAAACAAAATCGACGCGTATTAATTTCGCATCACGATGCGTTCGGATATTTTTGCGACACCTACAAGTTCGTCGCCGAGAGCCCTGTTGGATGGACGACAGGAGAACTGACCGAGCTTTCGCTTTCCGGTCGACAGGAATTGGTGAAGTACATTCGCGAACGAGGCGTGCCCACGATCTTTGTTGAGACGTCGACCAACAACGAATTGCTGACCGGAATCGCAAAGGACGCGGGAATTCAAATCGGCCAACCGCTGTATTCCGACGCGATGGGACCAAAGGGCTCTGCGGGAGAAACTTACCTCGGCATGATGCGCGAAAACGTTCTCCGAATCATTGCCGGCCTGGGCGAAAGCAGCGCCAGCAAGAAGTAG